One Psychrobacillus glaciei genomic region harbors:
- a CDS encoding sensor domain-containing diguanylate cyclase — protein sequence MLINRMSISQLSIYLCTYILPALYLFGMACVVISQHPKRLENRLVASIVFLYSLLFFEEFFRHLLPIELSAIMSKLFFGNLGLLIVGITFHLYTHVALLHNRGGKSIYPYLFYVPFFVVIAFLLFDHNLISNTQYHVEGIWYAPVFNAQYYTTMTVSNIFIVFMLLILVVGYRKVQLVQHKKALRFFILCTCVILALNIALGYPNYGEVLPPYPYLYEGLIFSVFLTISVLQFNLLPNVSRRYQTLFDLSPISIMAVNSKWDILEMNEHAKQILRINDKSTTNMMSFVQTKNNQKLLRKLAFVLQENEIIHDYKMSFELLHKDGIIHLSIDASIVFTGEDKIYYLMWRDVTDDVEKEKIIMHMAYYDVLTNLNNRAFFVTKVSKLLVELANRPNNSAVLVLLDLNHFKEVNDKFGHSVGDQVLQHTADILKQAVRKNDLVARFGGDEFVLFLQDFSSRESFFEWVLRLRSLFAANRFEAKDIVIQIEPSIGMAFYPEQATTFEDLFHEADLNMYEDKESLKSMK from the coding sequence GTGTTAATAAATCGTATGTCTATTAGTCAGTTAAGCATTTATCTATGTACATATATCCTTCCAGCCCTCTATTTATTTGGGATGGCTTGTGTGGTTATTTCACAGCATCCTAAAAGACTAGAGAATAGATTAGTTGCATCTATCGTGTTCTTATATAGTCTACTATTCTTTGAAGAGTTTTTCAGGCACTTATTACCGATTGAGTTAAGTGCAATTATGTCAAAACTGTTTTTTGGAAATTTGGGTTTGCTTATTGTAGGTATCACTTTTCATCTGTATACGCATGTTGCCCTTTTACATAATAGGGGTGGGAAGAGTATTTATCCGTATCTTTTTTATGTTCCATTCTTCGTAGTGATCGCTTTTCTATTATTTGATCATAATCTAATTTCGAACACACAGTACCATGTGGAAGGCATTTGGTATGCACCTGTGTTCAATGCCCAATATTATACGACAATGACGGTATCCAATATCTTTATCGTGTTTATGCTGCTCATTCTTGTGGTAGGTTATCGTAAAGTACAGCTCGTGCAACACAAAAAAGCACTTCGCTTTTTTATATTGTGTACTTGTGTGATATTAGCGTTAAATATTGCTTTAGGTTATCCGAACTATGGAGAAGTTCTTCCACCTTACCCGTATTTATACGAAGGGCTCATTTTTTCTGTTTTCTTAACTATTTCTGTTTTGCAATTTAATTTATTGCCAAATGTATCAAGACGTTATCAGACGTTATTTGATTTGAGTCCAATTTCTATTATGGCTGTAAATAGTAAGTGGGATATTTTGGAGATGAATGAGCACGCGAAGCAGATTTTACGTATAAATGACAAATCAACTACCAATATGATGAGCTTTGTTCAAACAAAGAACAATCAAAAGCTACTAAGGAAGCTTGCTTTTGTTCTTCAAGAAAATGAAATAATTCATGATTATAAAATGTCATTCGAGCTGTTGCATAAGGATGGAATCATTCATCTTTCAATTGATGCCTCGATTGTTTTTACTGGTGAGGATAAAATTTACTATTTAATGTGGCGAGATGTAACGGATGATGTAGAAAAAGAAAAGATTATTATGCATATGGCGTATTATGATGTGCTAACTAATCTAAACAATCGAGCATTTTTTGTGACAAAAGTCAGTAAGCTACTAGTGGAACTGGCGAATCGTCCAAATAACTCAGCTGTGCTAGTTTTACTCGATTTGAATCATTTTAAAGAAGTGAATGACAAATTTGGACACAGTGTTGGCGATCAAGTACTTCAGCATACTGCAGATATATTAAAGCAAGCAGTACGAAAAAACGATTTAGTTGCACGCTTTGGAGGAGATGAGTTTGTGCTGTTTTTACAGGACTTCTCATCAAGAGAATCATTTTTTGAGTGGGTACTTCGTTTACGCTCTTTGTTTGCAGCAAATCGATTTGAAGCAAAGGACATAGTTATTCAAATTGAGCCAAGTATTGGTATGGCATTTTATCCGGAGCAGGCAACTACTTTTGAGGATTTATTTCATGAGGCTGATTTGAATATGTATGAAGATAAAGAGAGTTTAAAAAGTATGAAATAA
- a CDS encoding type IV pilus twitching motility protein PilT produces the protein MKISFIQLLEKSFQDKASDLHITVGLPPVFRVNGALQTFGDTNLSEDDTRGMLKEILPAPKMEEFVEKGEIDFSYEIPTFCRFRINAYQQQNHVSIAARMIETKIPAIEMLGMPNVLYTLADKPQGLILVTGPTGSGKSTTLASMIDYINTTKSKHIITLEDPIEYVHTHKKSVINQREVGADTQSFASGLRAALRQDPDIILVGEMRDLETISTAITAAETGHLVMATLHTSSAPTTIDRIIDVFPPHQQGQIRIQLANVLQGIISQRLFVRNDVKGRIAATEILVQTPAVANLIRNEKVHQIQNVMQTSRALGMHTLESSIQNLLSSGKISMESAKPFMNVGEY, from the coding sequence ATGAAAATTTCCTTTATCCAATTATTAGAAAAGTCTTTTCAAGATAAAGCATCCGATCTTCATATAACGGTTGGACTGCCACCTGTATTTCGAGTGAATGGTGCATTACAAACATTCGGGGATACAAATTTGAGTGAAGATGACACAAGAGGTATGCTAAAAGAAATCTTACCCGCTCCCAAAATGGAGGAGTTTGTAGAAAAAGGGGAGATTGACTTCAGTTATGAAATACCAACCTTCTGTAGGTTTCGTATTAATGCGTACCAACAGCAAAATCATGTATCAATAGCTGCACGTATGATTGAAACGAAAATACCAGCTATTGAGATGCTCGGAATGCCTAATGTACTATATACATTAGCAGACAAGCCACAAGGACTTATTTTAGTAACAGGTCCAACTGGATCAGGAAAATCAACAACTCTCGCTTCCATGATCGACTATATTAATACAACCAAATCAAAGCATATTATTACATTGGAAGATCCAATTGAATATGTGCATACTCATAAGAAATCTGTTATCAATCAACGAGAAGTTGGAGCTGACACGCAAAGCTTTGCTAGCGGACTTCGAGCCGCACTTCGCCAAGATCCAGACATAATATTAGTCGGAGAGATGCGGGACTTAGAAACCATTTCGACAGCAATTACGGCAGCGGAAACAGGCCATTTAGTAATGGCAACTTTACATACTAGTAGTGCCCCTACGACGATTGACCGGATTATTGATGTATTCCCACCTCATCAGCAAGGACAAATTCGAATTCAACTAGCGAATGTGCTACAAGGCATCATTTCGCAACGACTATTTGTTCGAAATGATGTAAAAGGTCGAATAGCGGCAACTGAAATCTTGGTGCAAACACCAGCTGTTGCTAACCTTATTCGAAACGAAAAAGTACATCAAATCCAAAATGTGATGCAAACGAGCCGAGCACTTGGTATGCATACACTTGAATCATCTATTCAAAATTTACTTTCTTCTGGAAAGATTTCGATGGAATCTGCCAAACCATTTATGAATGTAGGTGAGTATTGA
- a CDS encoding type II secretion system protein has protein sequence MKTMMKETMHETIETNSRGNNKMKKFTKILKNQKGLTLIELLAVIVILAIVAAIAVPAIGNVINNSKDKAILSEAANILSAGKLAVTEGSCTENSTTVGNYTCSATQLQPYIEGVTTATADSVSKSAGIWSVKYSRFSELKDKTKYNVSSDTVNEAQLNVLLKK, from the coding sequence ATGAAAACAATGATGAAAGAAACAATGCACGAAACGATCGAAACCAATTCTAGGGGGAATAATAAAATGAAAAAATTCACTAAAATACTTAAAAATCAAAAAGGTTTAACACTTATCGAGCTTCTAGCAGTAATCGTTATCTTAGCTATTGTAGCTGCAATAGCTGTGCCAGCGATTGGGAATGTTATCAATAATTCCAAAGACAAAGCTATATTGTCAGAAGCTGCAAATATTCTTTCAGCGGGGAAACTAGCGGTAACAGAAGGATCTTGTACAGAAAATTCAACAACAGTTGGTAATTATACATGTAGTGCAACACAATTACAACCTTATATAGAAGGTGTTACTACAGCTACTGCTGATAGTGTGTCAAAATCGGCTGGTATATGGTCAGTGAAATATAGTAGATTTTCTGAATTAAAGGATAAAACCAAATATAATGTTAGTAGCGATACCGTTAATGAAGCTCAGTTAAATGTATTATTGAAAAAATGA
- a CDS encoding VanW family protein, which produces MKIIRKTFLLFILIFILVYLWAGNFTPWQQSVKADSEISGSTIGGQEVEFLKKNEISTLLNSKILEWKERPILLTGNHTNLTLQPDWFTFDVESTVEQYFNELDKPWYAFWKSTPTINIPLQFSVNPEVNSLIEQQAQLNKEDTLASIISQVGVLSSGPIESVALDFSLFETERVAFDVEEIPSTSHGLENIVSALNDQVIGSGEVFSLLEHLSDVDLGTNNEAVDFVASMIYSVLLQTNYEVVERHSQGEIPLYLEPGIEAGIHRNKNEDLKFMNVNNSPAKLKLTIKDSSLLVELYSIPLDTIAKNQVRDSLEIKPRTIYRYSSELSPGQEELIQEGESGLRVYVYRTISEKAGPFEKEELISQDYYPLKNRIILRSSLTPEVPAISDPDLTIDMNGDGLPDIEKTPLTDSSGSGVTDHSTSGEVSNELPEGSYYDKAGNIIEQGSE; this is translated from the coding sequence GTGAAAATTATTAGGAAAACTTTTCTACTATTTATTTTAATCTTTATTCTCGTTTATTTATGGGCCGGTAATTTTACACCTTGGCAACAGTCAGTAAAGGCGGATAGTGAAATATCTGGATCTACAATTGGTGGTCAAGAAGTGGAGTTCCTCAAAAAAAATGAAATCAGTACTCTACTTAATTCGAAAATATTGGAGTGGAAGGAAAGGCCGATACTATTAACTGGGAATCATACGAACCTTACCTTGCAGCCTGATTGGTTTACATTTGATGTTGAATCTACTGTCGAGCAATACTTTAATGAATTAGATAAACCATGGTATGCATTTTGGAAATCAACTCCCACTATTAATATACCTTTGCAATTTTCTGTGAATCCAGAAGTAAATAGTTTAATAGAACAACAAGCGCAATTGAATAAAGAAGATACGCTTGCTAGTATCATCTCCCAAGTTGGTGTTCTCTCTTCCGGCCCTATTGAGAGTGTTGCATTAGACTTTTCGTTATTCGAAACGGAACGTGTTGCCTTTGATGTGGAAGAAATACCTAGTACCTCTCATGGTTTGGAGAATATTGTCTCTGCATTAAATGATCAAGTTATTGGAAGTGGAGAAGTATTTTCTTTGCTTGAGCATTTAAGTGATGTCGATTTAGGAACAAATAATGAGGCAGTAGATTTCGTTGCTTCTATGATATATAGTGTGTTACTTCAAACGAATTATGAGGTCGTAGAACGACATTCACAAGGTGAAATCCCTCTCTACTTGGAACCAGGAATTGAAGCGGGAATACATAGAAATAAAAATGAAGATTTGAAGTTTATGAATGTGAATAATTCACCTGCAAAGTTAAAGTTAACGATAAAAGACTCAAGTCTATTAGTAGAATTATATTCAATTCCTTTAGATACTATTGCAAAAAATCAGGTGAGAGATAGCTTGGAAATTAAACCTAGAACGATTTATCGTTATTCTTCTGAGTTAAGTCCGGGACAAGAGGAGCTTATACAAGAAGGAGAGTCTGGACTTCGAGTGTATGTTTACCGAACTATTTCTGAAAAAGCTGGCCCATTTGAAAAAGAGGAGCTTATCAGCCAAGATTATTATCCTCTGAAAAATAGAATCATTTTAAGGTCTTCTCTTACGCCTGAAGTACCGGCTATCTCTGATCCTGACCTTACAATTGATATGAATGGGGATGGTTTACCAGATATAGAGAAAACCCCATTAACAGATTCGAGTGGTAGTGGTGTGACGGATCATTCGACTAGTGGAGAAGTTTCTAACGAATTACCAGAGGGTAGTTATTATGATAAAGCTGGAAATATTATTGAACAAGGATCGGAATAA
- a CDS encoding GspE/PulE family protein, whose translation MRNNARKRLGDLLVDSHVINNDQLEYALSHKSREEKLGDFLIRESLLTEQQLIEVLEFQLGIPHVSLNQFSIEPELIQLVPKELVKRTNIMPIRKDRNKLLIAMADPMDYFAIEEVRMATGCQIETSIATKDDLYRTITKYYDLQESMDLALSDMTPTELENDTQIMDEDSPIVRLVNQIVANGVAQRASDIHFDPQDKELRVRYRVDGMLKTERALPKHMQNVILARIKIMGNLNITENRIPQDGRIKLAVNMKPVDIRLSTLPTIYGEKVVMRILDLSSALNNMSKLGFNEKNYQTFNEMIEKPNGIVLITGPTGSGKSSTLYAALNKLNGEDVNIITVEDPVEYQLEGINQIQVREEVGLTFAAGLRSILRQDPDIVMVGEIRDLETAQIAVRASLTGHLVLSTLHTNSAVESVSRMRDMGVEPFLLASSLVGVVAQRLVRKVCRDCSEVQKPKEREIEIFAEHGMIVQEVRRGRGCPSCNHTGYRGRIAIHEVLAVDEFVKDVILTGKSNALLREHMKEMAYYSLLEDGLLKVQEGLTTTEEILRVATTD comes from the coding sequence ATGAGAAATAATGCACGTAAGCGATTAGGGGATTTACTTGTAGATTCCCATGTGATTAATAATGACCAGTTAGAATATGCGCTATCTCATAAAAGTCGTGAAGAAAAACTGGGGGACTTTTTAATAAGAGAGAGCTTATTAACGGAGCAACAATTAATTGAAGTTCTTGAGTTCCAATTAGGAATTCCACATGTCAGTTTAAATCAATTTTCAATTGAACCCGAACTAATTCAATTAGTTCCAAAAGAGTTAGTAAAACGTACAAACATAATGCCTATTAGAAAAGATAGGAACAAGCTACTGATCGCAATGGCTGATCCGATGGACTACTTCGCTATTGAAGAAGTTCGTATGGCAACAGGATGTCAAATCGAGACAAGTATCGCTACTAAAGACGACCTTTATCGAACAATTACAAAATACTATGATTTGCAAGAGTCGATGGATTTAGCTTTAAGTGATATGACGCCTACCGAATTGGAAAATGATACGCAAATTATGGACGAAGATTCTCCTATTGTTCGGTTAGTAAATCAAATTGTCGCAAATGGGGTTGCGCAGAGAGCTAGTGACATCCATTTTGATCCACAAGATAAGGAATTACGTGTTCGTTATCGTGTAGATGGCATGTTAAAGACGGAAAGAGCCCTACCAAAACATATGCAAAATGTCATATTAGCCCGAATTAAAATTATGGGTAATTTAAATATTACGGAAAATAGAATCCCGCAAGATGGTCGTATTAAATTGGCTGTTAACATGAAACCAGTAGATATTCGTCTATCCACTTTACCAACAATTTACGGCGAAAAAGTTGTTATGCGAATTTTAGATTTAAGTAGTGCACTAAATAATATGAGCAAGCTTGGATTTAATGAAAAAAACTATCAAACTTTTAATGAAATGATAGAAAAGCCGAATGGTATTGTATTAATAACAGGACCAACTGGATCTGGTAAGTCCTCTACTTTGTATGCAGCGCTTAATAAATTGAACGGGGAAGATGTCAATATTATTACTGTGGAAGATCCCGTGGAATACCAACTTGAGGGGATAAACCAGATACAAGTTCGAGAAGAAGTAGGTTTAACCTTTGCTGCTGGTCTTCGATCTATTTTACGTCAAGACCCGGATATTGTAATGGTTGGAGAAATACGTGATTTGGAAACTGCACAAATTGCCGTGAGAGCTTCATTAACAGGGCATCTTGTACTCAGTACGTTACATACAAATAGTGCAGTGGAATCCGTTTCTCGTATGAGAGATATGGGCGTTGAACCTTTTTTATTAGCCTCTTCCTTAGTTGGGGTTGTAGCGCAACGATTAGTACGAAAAGTTTGTCGAGATTGTAGTGAAGTTCAAAAACCAAAGGAACGAGAAATTGAAATTTTTGCAGAACATGGCATGATAGTTCAAGAAGTACGTCGTGGTAGAGGTTGTCCGTCTTGTAACCATACTGGTTATAGAGGACGAATTGCCATACATGAAGTGCTAGCAGTTGATGAATTTGTTAAAGATGTCATTTTAACTGGAAAAAGTAATGCACTTCTCAGAGAACATATGAAAGAGATGGCTTATTATAGCTTGTTAGAAGATGGATTACTGAAAGTACAAGAGGGGTTAACGACTACCGAAGAAATTCTTCGTGTCGCAACAACTGATTAA
- the pilM gene encoding type IV pilus biogenesis protein PilM, with protein sequence MFKSKKKRFIALEVNAYIIRAIVLDSPDINQATLYEQPLQAGIMDGDVIRDEMALYDILKDLIKGWGIKRYDVRFFVPDSSVMMKTFEHPKELSSSKLKGYVEMELGRTIHLPFSQPLIDVYDEKPNDGEATLFAAPSEDIFKMGGILDDLSLHPTISDVRTLSTIRFMEKVKTFVADKSYLITDWSINGVSISIYTPGKLEFLRYQTIDSPTQNWQSRQENEKDVMCFYDGEIEEYRSLLIDQIAEIDRILNFYRFSLYKGEKAVDEIIILGDSPEIDYITSEMRANYGTPIQYFDDATIQSVYPNFKAKHVPLLGLVLKEAF encoded by the coding sequence ATGTTCAAAAGTAAAAAGAAGCGTTTTATTGCGTTAGAAGTGAATGCATATATTATTCGGGCTATTGTACTGGATAGTCCAGATATCAATCAAGCAACCTTATATGAACAACCGCTTCAAGCTGGGATTATGGATGGTGACGTAATTCGGGATGAAATGGCTTTATATGATATATTGAAAGACCTTATCAAAGGATGGGGTATCAAACGGTACGATGTGCGATTTTTTGTACCAGACAGTTCTGTCATGATGAAAACTTTTGAACACCCTAAGGAACTATCCTCATCCAAGCTAAAAGGGTATGTGGAGATGGAGCTTGGACGAACAATACATCTGCCATTTTCTCAACCATTAATTGATGTTTACGATGAAAAACCGAATGATGGAGAAGCGACTCTTTTTGCTGCTCCATCGGAGGATATATTTAAAATGGGTGGTATATTAGATGATCTGTCTTTACATCCTACGATCTCCGATGTCCGTACTTTGTCCACCATTCGCTTCATGGAAAAAGTGAAGACGTTTGTTGCTGATAAGAGCTATTTAATCACGGATTGGTCGATAAATGGAGTGTCTATTAGTATTTATACCCCCGGAAAACTTGAATTTCTTCGTTACCAAACCATAGATAGTCCTACACAAAATTGGCAATCTCGTCAGGAAAATGAGAAAGACGTGATGTGTTTTTATGATGGCGAAATAGAAGAATATCGCAGTCTATTAATCGATCAAATTGCTGAAATCGATCGCATCTTAAATTTTTATCGTTTCTCTTTATATAAAGGAGAAAAAGCAGTGGATGAAATTATTATTTTAGGGGATTCTCCTGAAATTGACTATATAACTTCCGAAATGCGTGCAAATTACGGAACGCCTATACAGTATTTTGATGATGCTACAATTCAATCAGTCTATCCTAATTTTAAAGCGAAGCATGTTCCACTTCTTGGACTTGTTCTTAAGGAGGCCTTTTAA
- a CDS encoding prepilin peptidase, whose protein sequence is MEIALIVIVFIYGLVFGSFFNVVGLRVPKGESIVKPPSHCTVCDRNLTLLDLVPVFSYLFLRGKCRGCGTKIHWMYPVMELATGVLFAFAFVQLGLSKELIVAILFISLLVIITVSDIAYMLIPDKILLFFLIPLIVARTLSPLTPWWDSIIGAIIGFGILFLIAVLSKGGMGGGDIKLFFVIGIVLGVTQTLVTLFLASFIGAIIGVISLKIAKKGRKTPIPFGPSIAVAAVFSYFYGQAFVDWYVNLFF, encoded by the coding sequence ATGGAAATTGCACTAATTGTTATTGTTTTTATATATGGGCTTGTATTCGGTTCATTTTTCAACGTGGTAGGACTACGTGTGCCTAAAGGGGAGTCTATTGTAAAACCTCCATCCCATTGTACAGTATGTGATCGAAATCTGACGTTGCTAGATTTAGTGCCTGTATTTTCCTATCTGTTTTTACGAGGGAAGTGTCGTGGTTGTGGGACTAAGATTCATTGGATGTATCCAGTGATGGAGCTAGCGACAGGTGTCTTATTTGCTTTTGCATTTGTCCAACTTGGGTTGTCAAAAGAACTGATTGTAGCTATTTTATTTATATCTTTGCTTGTGATTATTACGGTATCGGATATCGCTTATATGCTCATTCCGGATAAGATTCTATTATTCTTTTTAATTCCTTTAATTGTTGCAAGAACTTTATCTCCTTTAACTCCTTGGTGGGACAGTATAATTGGAGCGATTATCGGGTTTGGGATTTTATTTTTGATTGCAGTGTTGTCGAAAGGCGGAATGGGCGGCGGGGATATTAAATTATTTTTTGTCATCGGGATTGTTTTAGGTGTAACGCAGACTTTAGTGACTCTATTTTTGGCGTCTTTCATTGGAGCTATTATAGGTGTTATTTCTTTGAAGATTGCTAAAAAAGGACGCAAAACCCCGATCCCATTTGGCCCATCGATTGCTGTTGCAGCAGTTTTTTCCTATTTTTATGGACAAGCGTTTGTCGATTGGTATGTAAATTTGTTTTTTTAA
- a CDS encoding type II secretion system F family protein has product MVVFKYNGRTAQGGLKKGTVDAINKQAAITKLRGLGINPRELEESKSILHKELSIGGKVKNQDFVIYSRQFATLIRAGVSILESTRILGEQTSSKVLRKGLQNVEEDVHSGLSFSDSAAKYPKVFPALFVNMIRAGEATGNLDESLERLAFSYEKQFNLQKKVQSTLAYPVVLLVLTVIVAVFLMLTIVPQFVSMFDDMGAELPTITKVVMGFSEALQSSWYIFLAIIILVVGGFGYFFKKNTSFNFTVNLILLKIPVFGKLLQKSAIARMTRTLSSLFSSSVPILQALTIVEKVIGNPVVSKVVRESRTSLEQGSTLTAPLEKSWIFPPLVTQMTAIGEQTGSLDYMLEKIAVFYEDDVDRTVDTLKSLIEPLMIVFLASIVGTIVMAIMVPMFSLYEQM; this is encoded by the coding sequence ATGGTTGTATTTAAATACAATGGTCGAACTGCACAGGGTGGTTTAAAAAAAGGAACTGTGGATGCCATCAATAAACAGGCAGCAATTACAAAGCTTCGCGGCCTAGGCATAAATCCAAGGGAATTAGAAGAATCCAAAAGTATATTACATAAAGAACTATCGATTGGTGGAAAAGTAAAAAATCAAGACTTCGTAATATACAGCCGACAATTTGCAACATTAATACGTGCAGGCGTTTCTATTTTAGAGTCTACAAGAATATTAGGAGAACAAACTTCCAGCAAAGTGTTAAGAAAAGGTTTGCAGAACGTGGAAGAGGATGTTCATTCTGGGTTGTCCTTTTCGGATTCCGCAGCTAAATATCCGAAAGTATTTCCTGCGCTATTTGTAAATATGATTCGTGCGGGGGAAGCTACTGGTAATCTGGATGAGTCATTAGAGAGATTAGCATTTTCATATGAAAAACAATTTAATTTGCAAAAAAAAGTGCAATCAACACTAGCATATCCTGTTGTACTATTAGTTCTCACGGTAATTGTAGCTGTGTTTTTAATGTTAACGATTGTTCCGCAATTTGTATCCATGTTTGATGATATGGGAGCGGAACTTCCGACCATTACAAAGGTGGTTATGGGATTTAGTGAAGCACTCCAATCTTCTTGGTATATATTTTTAGCGATAATTATTCTTGTCGTTGGTGGTTTTGGCTATTTCTTTAAAAAAAATACTTCCTTTAATTTTACAGTTAATTTAATTTTGTTGAAAATACCGGTTTTTGGGAAACTTCTTCAAAAGTCAGCGATTGCAAGAATGACACGTACACTTTCTTCGTTATTCAGTAGTTCCGTACCGATATTACAGGCGCTAACTATCGTAGAAAAAGTAATTGGGAATCCTGTCGTGAGCAAAGTAGTGCGAGAATCAAGGACAAGCCTAGAGCAAGGCAGTACGCTCACAGCGCCACTTGAAAAAAGTTGGATTTTTCCTCCGCTTGTTACGCAAATGACGGCAATTGGAGAGCAAACAGGTTCACTCGATTATATGTTAGAAAAAATAGCTGTGTTTTATGAAGACGATGTGGACCGAACAGTGGACACGTTAAAGTCGCTAATCGAGCCACTGATGATTGTATTTTTGGCTTCTATAGTAGGGACGATTGTGATGGCAATTATGGTACCAATGTTTAGTTTATATGAACAAATGTAA
- the pilO gene encoding type 4a pilus biogenesis protein PilO, which translates to MNDLVSNKKTGFLIIIAFIVVVLGAIYYYFVYPLNEEKNLKEVTVSNVRNEIAVLETQLAAPVVEDDNRENSFAFQKKVPTTRALEELIRSIEQVELISESKIESINFNNYDESVSESTLVPIKTEENAQTDATETTEENTANETPVSPVANIVLPAQLKLITLNISVLTKDYEHLNSFIKELENLERIVRVDQIKFSVPGEEQQTEMDSEETISAEIQLTTFYYDGE; encoded by the coding sequence ATGAATGATTTAGTCAGTAATAAGAAAACGGGTTTCCTCATAATAATAGCCTTTATTGTGGTGGTTCTTGGAGCAATCTATTATTACTTTGTTTATCCTTTAAACGAAGAAAAAAATTTGAAAGAAGTAACTGTAAGCAATGTTCGAAATGAAATTGCGGTATTGGAAACGCAATTAGCAGCTCCGGTTGTTGAAGATGATAATAGGGAAAATAGTTTTGCTTTTCAAAAGAAAGTACCAACTACTCGTGCTCTAGAAGAGTTAATCCGTTCTATTGAACAAGTAGAGCTTATAAGTGAATCTAAAATAGAATCCATTAACTTTAATAACTATGACGAGAGTGTTTCTGAATCTACCCTTGTACCAATTAAAACGGAAGAAAATGCACAAACGGATGCTACAGAAACGACAGAAGAAAATACTGCTAATGAAACACCTGTTTCTCCAGTAGCTAATATTGTGCTTCCTGCTCAATTAAAGTTAATTACTTTAAATATTTCTGTGTTAACAAAAGATTACGAACATCTAAATTCATTTATTAAAGAACTTGAAAACCTAGAACGAATTGTCCGTGTCGATCAAATAAAGTTCTCGGTCCCAGGTGAGGAACAACAAACTGAAATGGATTCGGAAGAAACAATTTCTGCTGAAATTCAATTGACTACGTTTTATTATGATGGAGAGTAA
- a CDS encoding PilN domain-containing protein yields MVPEINLLPKMERRRSNNLFVILGVILFVVLILSISMQLFTSKKDINALTTEETQLAVERDVLSAQVSSTNLTEGQGSLSSAVDFVEGVSYPVSPLMDEVQSLLVDNTYLRDYQFDETGVILSADFETMNDLSIFIEKLIESSYFADVKVEQISSFEPVDNADEVKGTDFDVQARYSATLNLSIDQTFLSKGGARR; encoded by the coding sequence ATGGTTCCAGAAATTAACTTATTGCCAAAAATGGAGAGAAGAAGGTCCAATAATCTATTTGTTATATTAGGTGTGATTTTATTTGTTGTACTTATTTTATCGATTAGTATGCAGTTATTTACATCTAAAAAAGATATTAACGCATTAACTACGGAGGAAACCCAATTAGCGGTAGAAAGGGATGTGCTAAGTGCACAAGTTTCTTCTACTAATCTTACAGAAGGACAAGGAAGTCTATCTTCCGCCGTTGATTTTGTAGAGGGTGTTTCCTATCCTGTGAGCCCATTAATGGATGAAGTACAATCTTTGTTAGTTGATAACACGTATTTACGTGACTATCAATTTGATGAAACAGGTGTTATCCTTTCTGCTGATTTTGAGACAATGAATGATTTATCCATTTTCATTGAAAAGTTAATAGAAAGTTCTTATTTTGCGGATGTAAAAGTGGAGCAAATTTCAAGTTTCGAGCCAGTAGACAATGCAGATGAAGTGAAAGGAACTGACTTTGATGTTCAGGCTCGTTATTCGGCAACCCTTAATCTCTCCATCGATCAAACGTTTTTAAGTAAAGGAGGTGCCCGTCGATGA